A stretch of the Amycolatopsis sp. BJA-103 genome encodes the following:
- a CDS encoding glycosyltransferase family 87 protein codes for MSDQTTPPERETPLSLTPGERVIPSWNEPLVAAATRPIGGPLGEHAAVGRHWFWSPQRVGLLLACLALLLSWFGKASCIQQYTDDSGTNQLDWRAGRPFVAMCYSDIIPLYSSERLNDPETFPYVTSWTEDAGTAKETTRYMEYPVATGLFQWINAKLTEAWLSIAESGWLPGALPVAVYFNISALWLALAWLVTVWATGRSLKRRPWDAVLVAISPLVLVHTFTNFDAIATAFTATALLAWARKRPEIAGFLLGLGAAAKLYPLLLLIPLFFLCLRAGKVKHWALTAGLAAATFVVVNVPFALAAPTGWWEFFRLNTTRPMDPDSLYNVFSHLSGWAGFDGKLTAGQTPVVLNTVVAVLFLAACAGIGYVALKAPRRPRLGQLAFLVVAAFLLTNKVWSPQYSLWLVPLAVLAIPRWRLLLGWMVIDALVWAPRMMYYLGVDHKGLPEDWFLGTVVVRDLAVIGLCALVVRDIYRPRTDPVRLAGDDDPVGGFLDGAPDVKRASTRQVQDVPA; via the coding sequence GTGTCCGACCAGACGACCCCGCCGGAGCGCGAGACCCCGCTGTCCCTCACCCCGGGCGAGCGGGTCATCCCGAGCTGGAACGAACCGCTCGTGGCCGCGGCCACCCGGCCGATCGGCGGCCCGCTCGGCGAGCACGCGGCCGTGGGGCGGCACTGGTTCTGGTCGCCGCAGCGGGTCGGGCTGCTGCTGGCCTGCCTCGCGCTGCTGCTCTCGTGGTTCGGCAAGGCGTCCTGCATCCAGCAGTACACCGACGACTCCGGCACGAACCAGCTCGACTGGCGGGCGGGCCGCCCGTTCGTCGCGATGTGCTATTCGGACATCATCCCGCTCTACAGTTCCGAGCGGCTGAACGATCCCGAAACCTTCCCGTACGTGACTTCGTGGACCGAGGACGCGGGAACGGCGAAGGAGACCACGCGGTACATGGAGTACCCGGTCGCGACCGGGCTGTTCCAGTGGATCAACGCGAAGCTCACCGAGGCCTGGCTCTCGATCGCGGAATCGGGCTGGCTGCCCGGCGCGCTCCCGGTCGCCGTCTACTTCAACATCTCGGCGCTCTGGCTCGCGCTGGCCTGGCTCGTCACGGTGTGGGCGACCGGCCGGTCGTTGAAACGCCGGCCATGGGACGCGGTGCTGGTGGCGATCTCGCCGCTGGTGCTGGTGCACACCTTCACCAACTTCGACGCCATCGCGACCGCGTTCACCGCGACCGCGCTGCTCGCCTGGGCCCGGAAGCGGCCCGAGATCGCGGGTTTCCTGCTCGGTCTCGGCGCGGCGGCGAAGCTGTATCCGCTGCTCCTGCTCATCCCGTTGTTCTTCCTGTGCCTGCGCGCGGGCAAGGTCAAACACTGGGCACTCACCGCCGGGCTCGCCGCGGCGACGTTCGTGGTGGTCAACGTCCCGTTCGCGCTCGCCGCGCCGACCGGCTGGTGGGAGTTCTTCCGGCTCAACACGACGCGCCCGATGGATCCGGACTCGCTCTACAACGTGTTCTCCCACCTGTCCGGCTGGGCCGGTTTCGACGGGAAACTCACCGCGGGCCAGACACCGGTCGTGCTCAACACCGTCGTCGCGGTGCTGTTCCTCGCCGCCTGCGCCGGCATCGGGTACGTCGCACTGAAGGCACCGCGCCGTCCGCGGCTCGGGCAGCTGGCCTTCCTGGTGGTGGCCGCGTTCCTGCTGACCAACAAGGTGTGGAGCCCGCAGTACTCGCTGTGGCTGGTGCCGCTGGCGGTCCTCGCGATCCCGCGCTGGCGGCTGCTGCTCGGCTGGATGGTCATCGACGCGCTCGTCTGGGCGCCGCGGATGATGTACTACCTCGGCGTCGACCACAAAGGCCTGCCCGAGGACTGGTTCCTCGGCACCGTCGTCGTCCGCGACCTCGCGGTGATCGGCCTGTGCGCGCTGGTGGTCCGCGACATCTACCGGCCGCGGACCGACCCCGTCCGCCTCGCCGGTGACGACGATCCGGTGGGCGGCTTCCTCGATGGCGCTCCTGACGTCAAACGCGCTTCAACACGTCAGGTCCAGGACGTTCCAGCCTGA
- a CDS encoding PPE domain-containing protein, which yields MFLLPIIAGYSAYNLATTKSGDFEASGGDRKIDCYNIWEKIVTGPGTGSIQEGQAAATRLKAGYQDRLTTIDNLSKEMDAAWTGKSAEAAQQSGAHPLRVWMDDSGKKLADSDKYLGEQNTAFTTVKAKVQQVPKDPPKNNLINSITPWTTDTDRAIRDYNSKGQANVDAFNEYFKASSENGKGLPTYNKMEGQKSNVDVNGGGGGNDKDKDGGGQGDRNGNNGMPGISTPPGSMPPGGMPSVPGSNMPGIGTPGSNLPGSNLPGSNMPGSNFPGSNLPGSNLPGSNLPGGQYNPNIPGSNYKPPGWDDGTSASGFTPPKIPGAGGFGPSGGGGGGGGFGGTDIPGAGGFGPDGGGFGPGGGGFGPGSGSGAAMPGSAGAMGGAGMGGGAAGAGAGAGRGAGGMMGGMGGMGAGGAKGKGAEDEERSSKFLVGDDPNEIFGTDELTAPPVIGE from the coding sequence GTGTTCCTGCTGCCGATCATCGCCGGATACTCGGCCTACAACCTGGCGACCACGAAATCCGGCGACTTCGAAGCGTCGGGCGGCGATCGCAAGATCGACTGCTACAACATCTGGGAGAAGATCGTCACCGGTCCGGGCACCGGGTCGATCCAGGAGGGGCAGGCCGCGGCCACCCGGCTCAAGGCCGGTTACCAGGACAGGCTGACCACCATCGACAACCTGTCGAAGGAGATGGACGCCGCCTGGACCGGTAAGAGCGCCGAAGCCGCGCAGCAGTCCGGCGCGCATCCGCTGCGTGTGTGGATGGACGACTCCGGCAAGAAGCTGGCGGACTCCGACAAGTACCTCGGCGAGCAGAACACCGCGTTCACCACCGTGAAGGCGAAGGTGCAGCAGGTCCCGAAGGACCCGCCGAAGAACAACCTGATCAACTCGATCACCCCGTGGACCACCGACACCGACCGCGCGATCCGGGACTACAACTCCAAGGGTCAGGCGAACGTCGATGCGTTCAACGAGTACTTCAAGGCCAGTTCCGAGAACGGCAAGGGTCTGCCCACCTACAACAAGATGGAGGGGCAGAAGTCGAACGTCGACGTCAACGGCGGCGGCGGCGGTAACGACAAGGACAAGGACGGCGGCGGCCAGGGCGACCGCAACGGGAACAACGGCATGCCGGGGATCTCGACGCCGCCCGGTTCGATGCCGCCCGGCGGGATGCCGAGCGTCCCCGGTTCGAACATGCCGGGCATCGGCACGCCGGGCTCGAACCTGCCCGGTTCGAACCTGCCGGGCAGCAACATGCCCGGGTCGAACTTTCCAGGATCGAACCTCCCCGGGTCGAACCTGCCGGGCTCGAACCTGCCCGGCGGGCAGTACAACCCGAACATCCCCGGCAGCAACTACAAGCCGCCCGGCTGGGACGACGGGACGAGCGCGTCCGGCTTCACCCCGCCGAAGATCCCCGGCGCCGGAGGCTTCGGCCCGAGTGGCGGCGGAGGCGGTGGCGGCGGTTTCGGCGGCACCGACATCCCCGGCGCGGGCGGCTTCGGCCCGGACGGTGGTGGCTTCGGCCCCGGTGGCGGCGGGTTCGGACCCGGCAGCGGGAGTGGCGCGGCCATGCCCGGCAGCGCGGGCGCGATGGGCGGTGCCGGTATGGGCGGCGGCGCGGCGGGCGCCGGTGCCGGAGCGGGTCGCGGCGCGGGCGGAATGATGGGCGGCATGGGCGGTATGGGAGCCGGTGGCGCCAAGGGGAAGGGTGCCGAGGACGAGGAGCGCAGCTCCAAGTTCCTCGTCGGCGACGACCCCAACGAGATCTTCGGAACCGACGAACTCACCGCACCGCCGGTGATCGGGGAGTAA
- the rpsF gene encoding 30S ribosomal protein S6, with translation MSRHYEVMVILDPTLDERTVAPTLDTFLNVIRTSGGSVEKVDVWGRRRLSYEIKKHAEGIYALLDLNSSFEAVKELDRQLSLQETVLRTKVMRREIKRAAAVAAKA, from the coding sequence GTGTCACGCCATTACGAGGTAATGGTCATCCTTGACCCCACGCTCGACGAGCGCACGGTCGCCCCCACGCTGGACACTTTCCTCAACGTCATCCGCACTTCGGGCGGAAGCGTCGAGAAGGTCGACGTCTGGGGCCGTCGCCGGCTCTCCTACGAGATCAAGAAGCACGCCGAGGGCATCTACGCGCTCCTCGACCTGAACTCCAGCTTCGAAGCGGTGAAGGAGCTGGACCGTCAGCTCTCGCTGCAGGAGACCGTGCTCCGCACCAAGGTCATGCGCCGCGAGATCAAGCGCGCCGCTGCCGTCGCCGCCAAGGCCTGA
- the rplI gene encoding 50S ribosomal protein L9, whose protein sequence is MAKIILTTDVANLGGPGDIVEVKDGYARNYLLPRGYAIVATKGAEKNVRTIKRAQESRRIRDLDHAKEIKATLEGLGAIQLSGKAAEGSKKLFGSITTAEIVDAIKAAGGPLLDKRVIELKDHIKTVGKHSVGARLHPDVRVDVRLEVKAK, encoded by the coding sequence ATGGCGAAGATCATTCTCACCACCGACGTCGCCAACCTCGGTGGACCCGGCGACATCGTCGAGGTCAAGGACGGCTACGCACGCAACTACCTGCTCCCCCGCGGCTACGCCATCGTGGCCACCAAGGGCGCGGAGAAGAACGTGCGCACGATCAAGCGGGCGCAGGAGAGCCGTCGCATCCGCGACCTCGACCACGCCAAGGAGATCAAGGCGACCCTGGAGGGCCTCGGCGCCATCCAGCTGAGCGGCAAGGCGGCCGAGGGCTCGAAGAAGCTCTTCGGTTCGATCACCACCGCCGAGATCGTGGACGCGATCAAGGCCGCGGGTGGCCCGCTGCTCGACAAGCGCGTCATCGAGCTGAAGGACCACATCAAGACCGTGGGCAAGCACTCGGTCGGCGCCCGTCTGCACCCCGACGTCCGCGTCGACGTGCGGCTCGAGGTCAAGGCCAAGTAA
- the rpsR gene encoding 30S ribosomal protein S18 — translation MAKPPIRKPKKKVCVFCKAEKKGRPENIDYKDTNLLRKYISDRGKIRARRVTGNCSQHQRDIAIAVKNSREMALLPYTSTAR, via the coding sequence GTGGCCAAGCCACCCATCCGCAAGCCCAAGAAGAAGGTCTGCGTGTTCTGCAAGGCCGAGAAGAAGGGCCGCCCGGAGAACATCGACTACAAGGACACCAACCTGCTTCGGAAGTACATCTCCGACCGCGGGAAGATCCGTGCCCGCCGGGTCACCGGCAACTGCAGCCAGCACCAGCGTGACATCGCCATCGCGGTCAAGAACTCCCGCGAAATGGCGCTGCTGCCCTACACCTCGACCGCACGCTAA
- a CDS encoding ESX secretion-associated protein EspG, which produces MLDKQVTITTGTLITLIRRRGGEPHTILSETPTWYDEDAQRAEDERTNEELASQGLFGARGLHPGFKATLEAIARPSLEYYGWVDGGFEGKALSFTVLAGSAGGEGFVLARHSEHDGVALASARPEELLTEFLDQIPKLAPGRGRPVAVPKSQVEASRSSSTAQDEGFEVLRSGRQSAGSQEADELRRILALRRLGSGSLYVAARGRSGARQRIERPVNYIDTTEGRWLTEEIPGSGEPRIAFTPADQQVLGERLRSAQGRLFAS; this is translated from the coding sequence GTGCTGGACAAGCAGGTCACCATCACGACCGGCACCCTCATCACGCTGATCCGCCGCCGCGGCGGCGAGCCGCACACGATCCTGTCGGAGACACCGACCTGGTACGACGAGGACGCGCAGCGGGCCGAGGACGAGCGGACCAACGAGGAACTGGCGAGCCAGGGCCTCTTCGGTGCGCGGGGCCTGCATCCCGGGTTCAAGGCGACGCTCGAAGCGATCGCCAGGCCGTCCCTGGAGTACTACGGCTGGGTCGACGGCGGGTTCGAGGGCAAGGCGCTGAGCTTCACCGTGCTCGCGGGAAGCGCCGGCGGGGAGGGCTTCGTCCTCGCCCGCCACAGTGAGCACGACGGTGTCGCGCTCGCTTCGGCGCGCCCCGAAGAACTGCTCACCGAGTTCCTCGACCAGATTCCGAAGCTCGCACCGGGACGCGGTCGTCCTGTGGCCGTCCCGAAGAGTCAGGTCGAGGCTTCGCGCTCGTCGTCGACGGCGCAGGACGAGGGCTTTGAGGTGCTTCGCAGCGGACGGCAGAGCGCCGGCAGCCAGGAGGCCGACGAGCTTCGCCGCATCCTCGCGTTGCGCCGATTGGGGAGCGGCAGCCTGTACGTCGCCGCCCGCGGCCGGAGCGGCGCGCGGCAGCGGATCGAACGCCCGGTGAACTACATCGATACGACCGAGGGCCGGTGGCTGACCGAAGAGATACCGGGGAGTGGCGAGCCTCGGATCGCCTTCACACCCGCCGACCAGCAGGTTCTCGGAGAACGACTACGGAGCGCACAGGGCAGGTTGTTCGCGTCCTGA
- a CDS encoding DUF3558 domain-containing protein, translating to MRRSLVLFLAAGALLAGCSGTRNGTATTSEPSYTTGSPSASSGSSGSAPKVSNPLKTSSIESDACAALSAAKRSELGLGEGERRTTSAGPGCSIFAADDRLNQIEISPVLANKNGLSDVYDTKANDAYFETTEVAGYPAVYAAALDGRKSGKCGLFVGVTDQLAVNILVQYDNGPGASDPCPVALKVGEAMIETLKEG from the coding sequence ATGCGACGTTCCCTCGTTCTCTTCCTCGCCGCCGGTGCGCTGCTCGCCGGCTGTTCCGGCACCAGGAACGGCACCGCCACCACCTCGGAGCCGTCGTACACGACAGGCTCTCCGAGCGCGTCGAGCGGCTCGTCCGGCTCCGCGCCCAAGGTGTCGAACCCTCTGAAGACCTCGTCGATCGAGAGCGACGCGTGCGCCGCGCTCTCGGCGGCGAAGCGGTCCGAGCTCGGTCTCGGCGAAGGCGAGCGGCGGACCACGAGCGCCGGACCCGGTTGCTCGATCTTCGCCGCGGACGACCGGCTGAACCAGATCGAGATCAGCCCGGTGCTCGCGAACAAGAACGGCCTCAGCGACGTCTACGACACGAAGGCCAACGACGCCTACTTCGAGACGACCGAGGTCGCCGGATACCCGGCGGTGTACGCCGCGGCGCTCGACGGCCGCAAGAGCGGCAAATGCGGCCTCTTCGTCGGCGTGACCGACCAGCTGGCCGTCAACATCCTGGTGCAGTACGACAACGGGCCCGGCGCGAGCGATCCGTGCCCCGTCGCGCTCAAAGTGGGGGAAGCGATGATCGAGACGTTGAAGGAGGGCTGA
- a CDS encoding single-stranded DNA-binding protein, translating into MAGDTVITVIGNLTSDPELRFTPSGAAVANFTVASTPRTLDKQSGEWKDGEALFLRCNIWRQAAENVAESLTRGARVVVQGRLKQRSFETKEGEKRTVVELEVDEIGPSLRYATAKVNKVSRGTGGGGGGGFGGGGGGGQSGPPADDPWGSAPPAGGGGGGGGFSDEPPF; encoded by the coding sequence ATGGCTGGAGACACCGTCATCACGGTGATCGGCAACCTCACGTCCGACCCGGAGCTTCGCTTCACCCCTTCCGGTGCGGCGGTCGCGAACTTCACGGTCGCGTCCACCCCGCGCACGCTGGACAAGCAGTCCGGTGAGTGGAAGGACGGCGAGGCCCTGTTCCTGCGCTGCAACATCTGGCGTCAGGCGGCCGAGAACGTCGCCGAGTCGCTGACCCGCGGCGCGCGAGTCGTCGTGCAGGGGCGCCTCAAGCAGCGGTCTTTCGAGACCAAGGAAGGCGAGAAGCGCACCGTCGTCGAGCTCGAGGTCGATGAAATCGGCCCCTCGCTGCGTTACGCCACCGCCAAGGTGAACAAGGTCAGCCGTGGCACCGGTGGCGGTGGAGGCGGCGGCTTCGGTGGCGGCGGCGGTGGTGGCCAGAGCGGCCCGCCCGCCGACGACCCGTGGGGCTCCGCTCCGCCCGCCGGTGGCGGCGGCGGTGGCGGCGGCTTCTCCGACGAGCCGCCCTTCTAG
- the dnaB gene encoding replicative DNA helicase, producing the protein MALTDDRNPMYAESDPGPSDPGPRGGEYDRQPPQDIAAEQSVLGGMLLSKDAVADVIEALGPDDFYKPAHQAVYDVILDLYGRGEPADPITVSAELERRGELGRVGGAPYLHTLIATVPTAANAGYYAEIVSEKAVLRRLVEAGTRIVQYGYGAAAADGANIDEVVDRAQAAIYDVTERRTTEDYVALEELLQPTMDEIDAIASRGGQSQGIPTGFADFDDLTNGLHPGQMIIVAARPGVGKSTLGLDFARSASIKHGLTSVIFSLEMSRTEIVMRMLSAEARIRLADMRGGKMSDDDWTRLARRMSEVSEAPLFVDDSPNMTMMEIRAKARRLKQRNDLKLVVLDYLQLMSSGKRVESRQQEVSEFSRQMKLLAKEIEVPVIAISQLNRGPEQRTDKRPMLSDLRESGSLEQDADLVILVNRPDAWERDDPRAGEADLIIAKHRAGPTATITVAHQLHYSRFVDLSHD; encoded by the coding sequence GTGGCGCTGACCGACGACCGCAATCCGATGTACGCGGAGTCCGACCCGGGTCCCAGCGACCCCGGTCCGCGTGGCGGGGAATACGACCGCCAGCCGCCGCAGGACATCGCGGCCGAGCAGTCCGTGCTCGGCGGCATGCTGCTGTCGAAGGACGCCGTCGCCGACGTCATCGAAGCACTCGGCCCCGACGACTTCTACAAGCCGGCGCACCAGGCCGTCTACGACGTCATCCTCGACCTCTACGGGCGAGGCGAACCCGCCGACCCGATCACCGTCTCCGCCGAACTGGAACGCCGCGGCGAACTCGGCCGTGTCGGCGGCGCCCCGTACCTGCACACCCTGATCGCGACGGTGCCGACGGCGGCGAACGCCGGGTACTACGCGGAGATCGTCTCCGAGAAGGCGGTGCTGCGGCGCCTGGTCGAGGCGGGCACGCGGATCGTGCAGTACGGCTACGGCGCGGCCGCGGCCGACGGCGCGAACATCGACGAGGTGGTCGACCGCGCGCAGGCCGCGATCTACGACGTCACCGAGCGGCGCACCACCGAGGACTACGTCGCGCTGGAAGAACTGCTCCAGCCGACCATGGACGAGATCGACGCGATCGCGTCACGCGGCGGGCAGTCGCAGGGCATCCCCACCGGGTTTGCGGACTTCGACGATCTGACCAACGGGCTGCACCCTGGCCAGATGATCATCGTCGCGGCGCGTCCCGGTGTCGGCAAATCGACCCTGGGTCTGGACTTCGCCCGCTCCGCGTCCATCAAGCACGGCCTGACCAGCGTCATCTTCTCGCTGGAAATGAGCAGGACCGAGATCGTCATGCGCATGCTCTCGGCCGAGGCTCGGATCCGCCTGGCGGACATGCGCGGTGGCAAGATGTCCGACGACGACTGGACGCGGCTCGCGCGGCGGATGAGCGAGGTCTCCGAAGCGCCTCTGTTCGTCGACGACTCGCCGAACATGACGATGATGGAGATCCGCGCGAAGGCCCGGCGGCTGAAACAGCGCAACGACCTCAAGCTCGTCGTCCTCGACTATCTCCAGCTGATGAGCTCGGGCAAGCGCGTCGAGTCGCGGCAGCAGGAAGTCTCGGAGTTCTCGCGGCAGATGAAGCTGCTGGCGAAGGAGATCGAGGTCCCGGTGATCGCGATCAGCCAGCTGAACCGTGGTCCCGAGCAGCGGACCGACAAACGCCCGATGCTGTCCGACCTCCGTGAGTCCGGCTCACTGGAGCAGGACGCCGACCTCGTCATCCTGGTCAACCGGCCGGACGCCTGGGAGCGGGACGACCCGCGCGCGGGTGAAGCGGACCTGATCATCGCGAAGCACCGTGCCGGGCCGACGGCGACGATCACCGTCGCGCACCAGCTGCACTACAGCCGGTTCGTCGACCTGTCGCACGACTAG
- a CDS encoding ROK family transcriptional regulator → MPETGVNLRGLRQHNRALLLTHILRAGGLSRVELAERTRLTQQAVSKIVPELLEAGLLDEERQPAAGVGKPRTLLRIRPDARHALGAQLDRDSFRVVRTDLAGKIVASEGGPLSPGFTPDQAVSALGEATEALLDGIERERVLGLGVGSVGPLDHHEGVVRDATNMPGWHHVPLRDLLAKRTGLPVRLDKNTNAAAFAQHWPEGDRAATAVVLVGTGIGVGLLIDGRLYRGPRTNAGEFGHTTLAFDGPRCACGRRGCVEVLHNAAATTEEAAGLLGIGLADLVQILDLERVVLTGRSVREEPEVYRDTVAARLRELLPLPHWQRIQVDLDEMGDDVVAFGAAAEVLAGFYDSGDITGGSPG, encoded by the coding sequence ATGCCGGAGACCGGGGTCAATCTGCGCGGGCTGCGCCAGCACAATCGGGCACTGCTGCTCACGCACATCCTGCGCGCGGGCGGGCTCAGCCGCGTCGAGCTGGCGGAACGCACCCGGCTCACACAGCAAGCCGTCTCGAAGATCGTCCCCGAACTGCTCGAAGCCGGCCTGCTGGACGAGGAACGCCAGCCCGCGGCCGGGGTCGGCAAGCCGCGCACGCTGCTGCGCATCCGCCCGGACGCCCGGCACGCGCTCGGCGCGCAGCTCGACCGGGACTCCTTCCGGGTGGTCCGGACCGATCTGGCCGGGAAGATCGTCGCTTCGGAAGGCGGGCCGCTGTCGCCGGGATTCACCCCTGACCAGGCCGTTTCCGCGCTGGGTGAAGCGACGGAAGCACTGCTCGACGGCATCGAGCGTGAACGCGTGCTCGGCCTCGGCGTCGGCAGTGTCGGCCCGCTCGACCACCACGAAGGCGTGGTCCGGGACGCCACGAACATGCCGGGCTGGCACCACGTCCCCCTGCGCGACCTGCTCGCGAAGCGCACCGGCCTGCCCGTGCGGCTCGACAAGAACACCAACGCCGCCGCCTTCGCCCAGCACTGGCCGGAGGGCGACCGGGCCGCGACCGCCGTCGTGCTCGTCGGCACCGGGATCGGCGTCGGCCTGCTGATCGACGGCAGGCTGTACCGCGGGCCGCGCACCAACGCGGGTGAATTCGGGCATACGACCCTCGCCTTCGACGGACCGCGCTGCGCGTGCGGGCGCCGCGGCTGCGTCGAGGTGCTGCACAACGCGGCGGCGACCACGGAGGAGGCGGCGGGGCTGCTGGGGATCGGGCTCGCCGACCTCGTCCAGATCCTCGACCTCGAACGTGTCGTGCTGACCGGGCGTTCGGTCCGCGAGGAGCCGGAGGTGTACCGCGACACGGTCGCCGCGCGGCTCCGGGAACTGCTGCCTTTGCCGCACTGGCAACGAATCCAGGTCGATCTCGACGAGATGGGCGACGACGTCGTCGCGTTCGGCGCGGCGGCCGAGGTACTCGCCGGGTTCTACGACAGCGGCGATATCACCGGAGGGTCACCCGGATAG
- a CDS encoding Gfo/Idh/MocA family oxidoreductase: MGIFGYGIGGRVFHAPLISATPGLTPAAIVTSNPDRVGQASADYPAADVLPDADALFAKAADLDLVVVSTPNRTHVPLALRAIEAGLPVVVDKPFAPTAAEAAKVVEAAQANGVGLTVFQNRRFDSDFLTVRKLLDAGRLGDVFRFESRYDRWVPKPRDNWREFGDPAEAGGLLYDLGAHIVDQALQLFGPVAEVYAEVDKRRDGVSVDDDVFVALHHTNGVRSHLWASALAGTRNPRFRVLGDKATFTKYGLDVQEPQIKDGLRPGDPGWAVEPPSDAGKLGVNDDVETVPTEVGRYEDFYAQVRDALLGKGEFPVDPASAVEALRIIEAAHLSGAERRVVTL; encoded by the coding sequence GTGGGGATCTTCGGATACGGCATCGGCGGGCGCGTCTTCCACGCCCCGCTGATCAGCGCGACGCCGGGGCTGACCCCGGCCGCCATCGTCACCTCGAACCCGGACCGGGTCGGGCAGGCCAGCGCCGACTATCCGGCCGCCGACGTGCTGCCGGACGCGGACGCGCTGTTCGCGAAGGCGGCCGACCTGGACCTGGTCGTCGTCAGCACGCCGAACCGCACGCACGTCCCGCTCGCGCTTCGGGCGATCGAGGCAGGGCTGCCCGTCGTGGTCGACAAGCCTTTCGCGCCGACCGCGGCCGAAGCGGCGAAGGTCGTCGAGGCCGCGCAGGCCAACGGCGTCGGCCTGACGGTGTTCCAGAACCGCCGGTTCGACTCGGACTTCCTCACCGTCCGGAAGCTGCTCGACGCGGGCCGCCTCGGCGACGTCTTCCGCTTCGAATCACGCTACGACCGCTGGGTGCCGAAGCCGCGGGACAACTGGCGCGAGTTCGGTGATCCCGCGGAGGCGGGCGGGCTGCTCTACGACCTCGGCGCGCATATCGTCGACCAGGCGCTGCAGCTGTTCGGCCCGGTCGCGGAGGTCTACGCGGAAGTCGACAAGCGTCGTGACGGGGTCTCGGTCGACGACGACGTCTTCGTCGCCCTCCACCACACCAACGGCGTGCGCTCGCATCTGTGGGCGTCCGCGCTGGCGGGGACCCGGAACCCCCGGTTCCGCGTGCTCGGCGACAAGGCGACGTTCACCAAGTACGGCCTCGACGTCCAAGAGCCGCAGATCAAGGACGGGCTGCGGCCCGGTGACCCCGGCTGGGCGGTCGAGCCGCCGTCGGACGCCGGAAAGCTGGGCGTGAACGACGACGTCGAGACCGTGCCCACCGAGGTCGGCCGCTACGAGGACTTCTACGCGCAGGTGCGCGACGCGCTCCTAGGCAAGGGCGAGTTCCCGGTCGATCCCGCCTCCGCCGTCGAGGCGCTCCGGATCATCGAAGCCGCTCACCTTTCGGGTGCCGAACGGCGCGTCGTCACCCTCTGA
- a CDS encoding deoxyribonuclease IV, whose translation MKIGAHVRDDDPLSAVAEREAEVLQFFLSDPQGWKAPKPHPHGEAIKESPVEVFIHSPYLINVASLNNRIRIPSRKNVTQHANGAAEIGAKGLVVHGGHVGSSEDVEDGLVNWRKLFEREQEKGGFAVPILIENTAGGDSAMTRDLDTIARLWDKVGEFGAGFCFDTCHAYAAGWDLTEAVKKVKAITGRIDLVHLNNSRDEFGSTRDRHANIVGGDGTIDPEVLAAVAAEAGAPVIVETPADGQAADIAYVRERVASA comes from the coding sequence ATGAAAATCGGTGCCCATGTCCGCGACGACGACCCCCTCTCCGCGGTCGCCGAACGCGAGGCCGAGGTCCTCCAGTTCTTCCTTTCCGACCCGCAGGGCTGGAAGGCTCCCAAACCCCATCCGCACGGCGAAGCCATCAAAGAGTCGCCGGTCGAGGTGTTCATCCACTCGCCGTACCTGATCAACGTGGCGTCGTTGAACAACCGCATCCGCATCCCGTCGCGGAAGAACGTCACCCAGCACGCGAACGGCGCGGCCGAGATCGGCGCGAAAGGGCTCGTCGTGCACGGCGGCCACGTCGGTTCTTCGGAAGACGTCGAAGACGGCCTCGTCAACTGGCGCAAGCTTTTCGAGCGTGAACAGGAGAAGGGCGGCTTCGCCGTGCCGATCCTGATCGAGAACACCGCCGGCGGCGACAGCGCGATGACCCGCGACCTCGACACGATCGCCCGGCTCTGGGACAAGGTCGGCGAATTCGGCGCGGGCTTCTGTTTCGACACCTGCCACGCGTACGCGGCGGGCTGGGACCTGACCGAGGCGGTCAAGAAGGTCAAGGCCATCACCGGCCGGATCGACCTGGTGCACCTCAACAACTCGCGCGACGAGTTCGGTTCCACGCGGGACCGGCACGCCAACATCGTCGGCGGCGACGGCACGATCGACCCCGAGGTGCTGGCCGCGGTCGCCGCCGAGGCGGGCGCCCCGGTGATCGTCGAGACCCCGGCCGACGGCCAGGCCGCCGACATCGCCTACGTCCGCGAGCGCGTCGCCTCCGCCTGA